From a region of the Pseudoxanthomonas sp. X-1 genome:
- a CDS encoding DUF1993 domain-containing protein, with protein sequence MSLSLYQVAIPSLQRGLRQLSHVLERGARHAADTGLDPATLIQGRLAPDMLPLAAQVQRVSDTAKGTGERLSGVPSPKLADTEQTFEELQARIRATADYLASLTPEQVDGGASREITLKFGKLGTRFEGVEYLLQFGLPNFYFHIVTAYDILRHHGVPVGKLDYLGPVGTPITE encoded by the coding sequence ATGTCGCTGTCCCTTTACCAAGTCGCCATCCCGTCCCTGCAGCGCGGCCTGCGTCAGCTCTCGCATGTGCTGGAACGCGGCGCGCGCCACGCCGCCGACACGGGCCTGGACCCGGCCACCCTGATCCAGGGCCGGCTGGCGCCGGACATGCTGCCGCTGGCGGCACAGGTGCAGCGTGTCAGCGACACCGCCAAGGGCACGGGGGAGCGCCTGTCCGGCGTGCCCTCGCCCAAGCTGGCCGACACCGAACAGACTTTCGAGGAACTGCAGGCGCGCATCCGCGCCACCGCCGACTATCTGGCCTCGCTGACGCCCGAGCAGGTCGATGGCGGCGCCTCGCGCGAGATCACGCTGAAGTTCGGCAAGCTGGGCACGCGCTTCGAAGGCGTGGAGTATCTGCTGCAGTTCGGCCTGCCGAACTTCTACTTCCACATCGTCACCGCCTACGACATCCTGCGCCACCACGGCGTGCCGGTTGGCAAGCTGGACTATCTCGGCCCGGTCGGCACACCGATCACCGAGTGA
- a CDS encoding carboxymuconolactone decarboxylase family protein — protein MTTTAFARIDYTRHLPKATQALLALSQQVHGGVLEHTLIELVFLRVSQLNGCAYCLDMHATALRKAGAAPRKLDTVAAWRDSRVFDARERAALAWAEGLTTLPSGEPDEAVYQALRAHFDDEAIATLTMAIATINAWNRLGVGLQPQMP, from the coding sequence ATGACCACCACTGCATTCGCCCGCATCGACTACACCCGGCACCTGCCCAAGGCCACCCAGGCGCTGCTCGCGCTCAGCCAGCAGGTGCATGGCGGCGTGCTCGAACACACGCTGATCGAACTGGTGTTCCTGCGCGTCTCCCAGCTCAACGGCTGCGCCTACTGCCTGGACATGCACGCCACCGCGCTGCGCAAGGCCGGCGCGGCGCCGCGCAAGCTCGACACCGTCGCCGCCTGGCGCGACAGCCGCGTGTTCGACGCCCGCGAGCGCGCCGCGCTGGCCTGGGCCGAAGGGCTGACCACCCTGCCCTCGGGCGAACCGGACGAGGCCGTCTACCAGGCGCTGCGGGCGCACTTCGACGACGAAGCCATCGCCACCTTGACCATGGCCATTGCCACCATCAACGCCTGGAACCGGCTAGGCGTGGGCCTGCAGCCGCAGATGCCATAA
- a CDS encoding RNA polymerase sigma-70 factor: protein MSTAARFETHRPRLLALAHRLLGSRAEAEDVVQDAWLRWNGAAHGEIRDDEAWLVTATTRLALDRLRAVRNARTDYVGPWLPEPLQVTLAPEPTELAERAESVSWALMALLERLGPDERAAFLLREVFDYGYEAIAPLLGHSEANCRQLVHRARARLQAGHARFEVAPERHRRLLERFMAASQSGDQAAITALLRTDARLVSDGGGKVTAALRPLLGAERIARLYWAIARRGAQVEARVGWVDAEPAILRLVDGRLHSLTMLVSDGERISDILTLMNPDKLAAFIGPVLARHS, encoded by the coding sequence ATGAGCACTGCAGCCCGTTTCGAAACACACCGTCCCCGCCTGCTCGCGCTGGCCCACCGCCTGCTGGGCAGCCGCGCCGAGGCCGAGGACGTGGTCCAGGACGCCTGGCTGCGCTGGAACGGTGCCGCGCACGGGGAGATCCGCGACGACGAGGCCTGGCTGGTCACCGCCACCACGCGCCTGGCGCTGGACCGGCTGCGCGCGGTACGCAACGCCCGTACGGACTACGTCGGGCCCTGGCTGCCAGAGCCGCTGCAGGTCACCCTGGCGCCGGAGCCGACCGAGCTCGCCGAACGGGCCGAATCGGTGTCCTGGGCCCTGATGGCGCTGCTGGAGCGGCTGGGGCCGGACGAACGCGCGGCCTTCCTGCTCCGGGAGGTGTTCGACTACGGCTACGAGGCGATCGCGCCGCTGCTCGGCCACAGCGAGGCCAACTGCCGACAGCTGGTGCACCGCGCCCGCGCACGCCTGCAGGCCGGGCATGCGCGGTTCGAGGTGGCGCCCGAACGGCATCGCCGCCTGCTGGAACGCTTCATGGCCGCCTCGCAGTCGGGCGACCAGGCCGCCATCACCGCCCTGCTGCGCACCGACGCGCGACTGGTGTCCGACGGCGGGGGCAAGGTCACCGCCGCGCTGCGCCCGCTGCTGGGCGCGGAGCGCATCGCACGGCTGTACTGGGCCATCGCCCGGCGTGGCGCGCAGGTGGAGGCACGCGTGGGCTGGGTCGATGCCGAGCCGGCGATCCTGCGATTGGTCGACGGCCGGCTGCATTCGCTGACCATGCTCGTCAGCGACGGCGAGCGCATCAGCGACATCCTGACGCTGATGAATCCGGACAAGCTGGCCGCGTTCATCGGCCCGGTCCTCGCCCGGCACTCCTAG
- a CDS encoding fumarate hydratase, with translation MNLHTHAAPPASTAPVSIRQEDLIQSVADALQYISYYHPVDYIKNLAAAYEREESPAAKDAIAQILINSRMCAEGHRPICQDTGIVTVFLEIGMNVRWDDATMGVEDMVHEGVRRAYNDPDNKLRASVLADPAGKRVNTRDNTPGVVNVKVVPGNTVDVIVAAKGGGSEAKSKFAMLNPSDSIVDWVLKTVPTMGAGWCPPGMLGIGIGGTAEKAMLLAKEALMEPIDIVDLQARGASNRAEELRLELYEKVNALGIGAQGLGGLTTVLDIKVKDYPTHAANLPVALIPNCAATRHAHFTLDGSGPVMLDPPSLEDWPTLTYNPQGARRVDLDTITAEEVTTFKPGEVLLLNGKLLTGRDAAHKRMVDMLNRGETLPVDLKGRFIYYVGPVDPVRDEVVGPAGPTTATRMDKFTRQMLEQTGLLGMVGKAERGPAAIEAIRDNKAVYLMAVGGSAYLVSKAIKAARVLAFEDLGMEAIYEFEVKDMPVTVAVDATGESVHKTGPRQWQARIGKIPVVVEPA, from the coding sequence ATGAACCTCCACACCCATGCCGCCCCGCCGGCGTCCACCGCGCCGGTGTCGATCCGGCAGGAAGACCTGATCCAGTCCGTGGCCGATGCGCTGCAGTACATCAGCTACTACCACCCGGTGGACTACATCAAGAACCTCGCCGCCGCCTACGAGCGCGAGGAATCGCCGGCCGCCAAGGACGCCATCGCCCAGATCCTGATCAACTCGCGCATGTGCGCCGAGGGCCACCGCCCGATCTGCCAGGACACCGGCATCGTCACGGTGTTCCTGGAGATCGGCATGAACGTGCGCTGGGACGACGCCACGATGGGCGTGGAGGACATGGTCCACGAAGGCGTGCGCCGCGCCTACAACGATCCGGACAACAAGCTGCGCGCCAGCGTGCTGGCCGATCCGGCGGGCAAGCGCGTCAACACCCGCGACAACACGCCGGGCGTCGTCAACGTCAAGGTCGTGCCGGGCAACACGGTGGACGTGATCGTCGCGGCCAAGGGCGGCGGCTCGGAGGCCAAGTCCAAGTTCGCCATGCTTAACCCCTCCGACTCGATCGTGGACTGGGTGCTCAAGACCGTGCCGACCATGGGCGCCGGCTGGTGTCCCCCGGGCATGCTGGGCATCGGCATCGGCGGCACCGCCGAGAAGGCGATGCTGCTGGCCAAGGAAGCGCTGATGGAGCCGATCGACATCGTCGACCTGCAGGCCCGCGGCGCCTCCAACCGCGCCGAGGAGCTGCGCCTGGAGCTGTACGAGAAGGTCAACGCGCTGGGCATCGGCGCCCAGGGCCTGGGCGGCTTGACCACGGTGCTGGACATCAAGGTCAAGGACTATCCGACCCACGCCGCCAACCTGCCGGTGGCCTTGATCCCCAACTGCGCCGCCACCCGCCACGCGCACTTCACCCTGGACGGCAGCGGCCCGGTGATGCTCGACCCGCCCTCGCTGGAGGACTGGCCGACGCTGACCTACAACCCGCAGGGTGCGCGCCGCGTGGACCTGGACACCATCACCGCCGAGGAGGTCACCACCTTCAAGCCGGGTGAGGTGCTGCTGCTCAACGGCAAGCTGCTCACCGGCCGCGACGCGGCGCACAAGCGCATGGTGGACATGCTCAACCGCGGCGAGACGCTGCCGGTGGACCTCAAGGGCCGCTTCATCTACTACGTCGGGCCGGTCGATCCGGTGCGCGACGAGGTGGTCGGCCCGGCCGGCCCGACCACGGCCACGCGCATGGACAAGTTCACCCGGCAGATGCTCGAGCAGACCGGCCTGCTGGGCATGGTCGGCAAGGCCGAGCGCGGTCCGGCGGCGATCGAGGCCATCCGCGACAACAAGGCGGTCTACCTGATGGCGGTCGGCGGTTCGGCCTACCTGGTGTCCAAGGCGATCAAGGCCGCGCGCGTGCTGGCCTTCGAGGACCTGGGCATGGAGGCGATCTACGAATTCGAGGTCAAGGACATGCCGGTGACCGTGGCGGTGGATGCGACCGGGGAGTCGGTGCACAAGACCGGCCCGCGTCAGTGGCAGGCGCGGATCGGCAAGATCCCGGTGG